The following is a genomic window from Vibrio sinaloensis.
TCTGCTGATTTTGCCATACGCAGTACCAGCCTTTATCTCGATTCTGATCTTCAAAGGTTTGTTCAACCAAAGCTTTGGTGAAGTGAACATGGTGCTTGAAGGCCTATTTGGTATTAGCCCAGCATGGTTCTCAGACCCAATTCTTGCCAAGAGCATGATTTTGATTGTTAACACCTGGCTTGGTTTCCCATACATGATGATTCTGTGTATGGGCCTACTTAAAGCGATTCCAGACGACCTCTACGAAGCGTCAGCTATCGATGGTTCAAACTTCGTCTCGAACTTTACCAAAATCACTCTACCGCTGATGATCAAACCGTTGACGCCGCTGCTGATTGCCAGCTTTGCCTTCAACTTCAACAACTTTGTATTGATTCAATTGTTGACGCAAGGCGGTCCAAACATGATCGGTACGTCTGAGCCTGCGGGCTACACTGACTTGTTGGTAAACTACACCTACCGCATTGCCTTCGAAGGCGCAGGTGGTCAAGACTTTGGTCTAGCAAGTGCAATCGCAACACTTATCTTCTTACTTGTAGGGGCGCTGGCGCTACTCAACCTACGTGTAACAAAAGTCGCTCAGGATTAAGGAGACGCAAAATGGCAATGGTACAAGGTAAGTCTTTAAAATACCGCGTGTGGGCAACACACATCGCTATGTGGGCGTTTCTATCACTGATTATCTTCCCACTGTTGATGATCATCGCGATCTCATTTCGTGAGGGTAACTTCGCTACAGGTAGCATTATCCCGGAAAACCCATCTTTGGAGCACTGGAAACTGGCACTCGGTTTTTCAGTGACCAACGCTGATGGGTCGGTGACGCCACCACCATTCCCAGTTCTCACTTGGCTGTGGAACTCGGTGAAGGTTGCAGGCATCTCATCTATCTTGATTGTGTGCTTGTCGACAACCTCTGCGTACGCTTTCGCCCGTATGAAGTTCAAAGGTAAGAACACCATCCTTAAAGCGATGATGATCTTCCAAATGTTCCCAGCGGTGCTGGCACTGGTCGCATTGTATGCTTTGTTTGATAAGTTGGGTCAGTACATTCCGTTCTTAGGTTTGAATACCCATGGTGGTCTGATTTTCTCTTACCTCGGTGGTATCGCACTACATGTTTGGACCATTAAAGGTTACTTCGAAACCATTGATGGATCGCTAGAGGAAGCAGCGGCACTTGATGGCGCAACACCATGGCAAGCCTTCAGATTAGTACTACTTCCTTTATCTGTTCCTATCTTGGCTGTGGTGTTCATTCTGTCGTTCATTATGGTAGTAGGTGAAGTTCCGGTAGCATCTCTGTTACTTTCTGATGTAAACTCATACACATTAGCGGTTGGTATGCAGCAGTACTTGTACCCACAGAACTATCTATGGGGTGACTTTGCAGCAGCAGCAGTATTATCTGCACTACCAATTACCGTCGTATTCTTACTTGCGCAGCGTTGGTTGGTTGGAGGATTAACCGCCGGCGGTGTGAAAGGGTAATAATAACGATAAGGGCGACCGCGAGGTCGCCCATTTTGTTTAAGACTTAACACTTTTGGTTTGGCCGCCGATCAGTTAAGTCGAGAGCAGAACTGGCGTTACGCATAGCTGGCTGTTAGCTAGATTCCTTACTATTTTACGACTAACAGTTTTTGTAACCGAAACCCGGCTTTGTCCCGGGTTTTTTTATGTCTGAATTTTGCTCTGAGAGGTAGTGTAAAAGCTGTGCGAGTGATTGATAGTCAAGCAATTAATCAATGCGAGTCGGTCAGAAAATTATGCTGTCGCATTGCAGTTCATTGCATCGCAATGCGAGTCACAGCACTGTGTGGTATTTTGGGTAAGAAGCTTGATTAGAATTCGCGGCTAGAGGGCGCACAGCCGAGGTAACGCAGCAACACGTAATGGCTCTCTTGCGCTAGCGCCACTCGGCGAAATAGATCAGCGAAGGTGTCGTCACCGCCAAAACAGGCGCGGATGTAGCGATTAATCTCTTGATCAGCATAGCCTTCCACATAGAGCGAGCGCACCCATTGGTATTCTACCGATTTTAGGTTGAGCAAGGTCGCTTCCGTTAATGTAATGTCAGTGGCAGACAAGTGTGATTCCTTCGATGCGCGTTTAGTTAGCGGATTTAAGCAAATCAAGATGAAAGAAAAATGACAGCGGTATGGCAGTTATATGACTGGCCAGCGGTAGCGCACCGCCAGCCAAATAATACCAAACGGGATAAATAGGTGACCAGATAATTGCGCAGGAAAAATCGTTGAGAGCAAGGCATAGATTGCAGCTAGCTAGTTGACCTACCTACACCATTCCTTGAAAACATAGCTATAACGACGCTATCAGCGATTTTAACTAGCAAGAATGACCAGATATTTATGCTGTTTGGTATAACATTCGGTTGGGTTACTTGAGGTATTTGACGTGCGCTTCCATCTCTTCGCCGATCTCTTTGCGCATATTCATCAGTCGAATCGCAGAGTCGCGCAGTGCAATATCTTCCGGGGTTTGTGGTACCCAATCAGGCACCTCGGTCGGCTTACCCTCTTCATCGACCGCCACCATAATCACGATACAGTGCGTAGTGAGGCGGTTTTTAAGTTCCTTCGGATCGCTTGCTTGGACATCAATGGCGATGTGCATTGAGCTTCGGCCAGTATAGATAACCTTAGCGCTCACCTCGACCAAATTGCCGACATGAATCGGAGCGACAAAACGAATCCCACCCGCGTAGGCGGTAATACAGTATTTGCCACTCCATGCAGCGGCGTTGGCATAGGCCGCCAAGTCAATCCATTTCATCACGGCGCCGCCGTGTACTTTACCGCCAAAATTGACGTCGCTGGGCTCGGCAAGAAAGCGCAGGGTAATATCGCGTTGACCAGTACTCATCTGTCAATCCTTTGTTGTTATAAGTTTTATGTTTACATTTAACTAAATAACAAAGGGTATCACTGTCTGCAACATTTATTCGCTTATTACTTTAAGTAAGACTTTGTAGTTCGTGTCGCGTTAGACTAGTGCATAAGTTAAGTATTGTCATTTTTGACACATAGAGAGGCTGAACCAGAGAAGATCATCCATATACCATTGAGCACTTTACTAAATCGACTGGTGAGTAAGTCAAACAGCTGAAAGTTCAGGGGTACCAGAATCAATGTAAGTCGACTTGAGAGCGGGGGACCTCAAATGAATGACATCTATCTAAAAAGTCGGAATGACACAGTTCGCTTGTGTGATAATTTAAGTCTATCTTTCTGATATTGTTGACAAAAGCTGTTAAAGTTGTGAATTGATTCGCACATATGCCTATTGGTTTTATTAATGATACATATGATTGTACTAAATATGATAAGTCTCTATTGGCTTTATAAAATCAATAAGGAAAACTAAATGACAATTAAACGTCTTAGGCTAGTAGCGCTGCCACTGATAATAGCCGCTACGGCACTGTTAGTGTCTGGCTGTGCTTCTAAAAGAGTTACTCCAGAAGTTAAATATGCCCAATTGGCTAGCGACGATAAGTTTACCGTTTCTAAATTTGACTTTGTTCTTGCTTATCGCGTCAATGTGCCAGACCTATTAAGGCAAGAAGAGCTTAAAAAGATCGCGTTTCAAGGTTTCTTGGATGGATTGAAGAAAGCGGATTTATATGCAGATGATAATGACTCTGACGCTAAGCCTCTTCACGTAAGAGCTAGCTATTATAGACGTTTCGTAGGTGATGAAACACCTATTCCTACTCATGTTCTTGCTCAGCCTAATTTAGGCTATACGATTACAGAAGAAAGCCCTAGCGGGGAGCTTCTTATTGCTGAAGAAAATGACCTAACGAAGAACATGTTATTTGAAAAGGATTTTTCAAAAGAAATCTTAACTGCTTATCAACTAGGTTACTACATGGCTGAGCAGCTAGCTAAGAAAGTGCCAGATGGTATCGATGAGCTACCGAAAATAATACTTAGTTCAGAAAGAATGTCAGAATATCAAAGTTTGGCACTTGAACTAAAAAGTCGAAACTACAACCCTGAGACTGACAGAAACTATATCCCTAGCAGTGTAATAGAACCATTGTTTAAGCTAGTTAGTAGTGAGGACTATGATACGAGAATGGATGGGTATGAGGAAATTCAAGATCAGTGGCTCAATTCACCAAAGTTGTTCGATTATCTCGCTAAACAAGTTGAAAACAGTTACACAAAGTCTCTCAATAAAGATGAGTTGGAAGAACTAGAAGAGCAGATTAAAACGATCTCAGAAGCAGGTCTGAAAGAGTATTTGCCAGTTATCGAGCAGGTCGCAAATAGCTCAACTTCTCAGGAGGTTCGTGAATATGCTTTGGAAGCTTCCGAAACTCTTCGTGAGCGCCACCTTAGATCTTTTGTGATACACCAGCCCTTACCAGAGGGGATTGAACTTTCTTGGAAAGAGCATCAACTATATAACATGACGAGAGCGACTGTCTTTGGAGTTGATGATGTAGCTCTGCAGAAGCGAGCTGTAAAAGAAATTTATCGCAATTATCTAGATAATGAAACTTTGCTCGATGCCGTCAGCAGGGAGCTAGAGCACTCAACGGTTATACTCTCTCACAGAAATAGCAAGTCAACCGACTATTATGCTTGGTCTTGTCGAGTTCTTGGTATGTCTGGTAACCTAAAATATAAGCCGCAGCTTGAAAGGATTTCGAAGACAGCACTTTCAGCGAAGGTACGAGAGTTTGCTGAGGAGTATGCTGAAGAGCTTTAAAGCTATTTCCAGTTTTAGGTAAACCCCAACGCCCAGTCATGCTGGGCTTTTTTATCGCTTATGAGCTCGGTGCCATAACTTTATCCATAATACTCATGCTCTCAGCGAAGTATGGGTTGTAAGTGAGCCGGGCATGAATTTTTCCTTGTTCGCGATATCCCCAGGCTGAGTACCATACTTGGCTTTGGCTACATTTCGGCTCGAGCTCTTCCCCTTGGCCGTTGCTGCAAATACGCTGGGTGCCATGTTGGCCATAGTAAGGGTTGTCTGGGGAGAACAAGAGCCCCATGTGTGAACCATTCGATATCCGCAAATCCGGTAAACGCATGCTATAGCGCGTGGTTCTTTCAATCCCAGTATCTTGCTCACCTTGCCAGACTAGGTGGCTTGCTGGGTGAGTCATCTGGTTGGCAAACACCTGAGTGACGTATTGAGTATCAATCACTTTGTCACCCTCGCTCATCATAATAAATACTGGCTTATCATAGATTTTTCCGGCAAGTGAGGCTCTGACTTGACTGGACGTCTGGTAATACACGGCCGCTGCATTCATTGGCAGCGAGTTATAGCGTAGCGGGTTGTCCTCGGGATCTTGATCCGCCCAAGTAATGAAGTAGCTAGCGAGCTTAGCGTACTTGACTACGCCAGAGAGTGGTTGCAATGCGGGTGAAAAGAGCAACAAGCCGTTGATTGATTCATCATCAATAGCTTGTTCGGTTACCAGGTTTGCGCCAGTTGAATAGCCGCCTAGCCAAATCGAATCGGTATCTTGTTTTAGCAGTTGAATATGATGCTTAACGATACCCTGCCAATCGGCAAAAGTGGGCAGTTGTAAATCGCCGACTTTGCTGCCGTGGCCGGGAAGAAGAATGGTGCGAACTAGGTAACCTTGCTTGGCCAAATGGGTTGCGATATCGATAAACGAGTAGGGCGAGTCCCCCAAACCATGAACTAACAGCACGCCCTGGCCATTGGGCTTTAGCGGGCGAAACTCTTGGGGCGCGACCAAGCCTAACTCGGTGTATTTATCTTGAGTGAGGAATACGCGATTGCTCTCAAGCCAAGCTTGAGTTTCATTGATGTATTCGCCAAAGCTGGCTTGAGAGTAGCTGGGTAAGGCTTTAGCGGCTTGAAACTCTGGAGCTTCTGGCGCTGAACTACAGCCTATCGCACTGATTAAGGCTGTAGCGGAGATAAGCAAAAAAAGGGTGTTACGTATCATTAAGTTGGACACCATTACTGTTTAGATACGTCTTCATACTCTCCTTCGAGTACGGAAGGATCGCTCGGTTTAGAAAAAATATCTCGCTGCATTTTAAGTGACTTCTCAATTTTTCTGCCTGTAATCAGCGCGAAGAGAGTCAAGGGGATAGCCAACACTAGGGTGAACATTAGGGTCATTACACCGATAAACAGCGCCAAGATAGCAGTAACCGCTCTATTCATAATCATTACCTCTTTATTTATTGATTAGAATAGCGAGTAGAAAATGAATCAAATATGAACAAATGTGTTGCTGCGCCAGTTTGATTGGCACAGGTCGTCAGGTGAGTAAAAAAGCCATCCCAAGAACCGAAGGATGGCAAAGACGGGGGATTATTGTAGGTATTATGTTGTGGAGCTTTGCCTCCACCTAAGTGGAGGCGATATTCGATAACCCGCGACTGCTGTTATTGAGTCGGATAAGTTTTGTAACGTACGCCCATCATTTGTTCCATACAATGGACAACCTGACAGCTGTAACCAAACTCGTTGTCGTACCAAATGTAAAGAACACAGCGATTGTCTTGAGCGATAGTGGCGGCGCCATCGACAACACCCGCGAAGCGAGAGCCCACTAAATCTGATGAGACAATCTCGGTCGATTCCGTGTAATCGATTTGAGCAGAGAGCTCTGACGTTAACGCCATTTCGCGTAGATACGCATTGAGCTCGTCTTTATCGGTACCGTTTTCTAAGTTCAAGTTAGCAATGGCCATTGAAACGTTAGGGGTAGGAACTCGAATCGCATTACCCGTCAGTTTGCCAGCGAGTTCAGGCAGTGCTTTCGCGACGGCTTTCGCTGCGCCCGTTTCTGTCAACACCATATTCAATGATGCACTACGGCCACGACGTTCACCTGAGTGGAAGTTATCAATCAGGTTTTGGTCATTGGTAAAGGAGTGGACCGTTTCAATGTGGCCAGAGATCACGCCAAATTTATCGTTGATCGCTTTGAGCACAGGCGTAATGGCATTGGTGGTACAGCTTGCCGCAGAGATAATCGTATCTTCAGCTTGAATAACACTGTCATTGACACCAAAGACCACGTTTTTGATATCGCCTTTACCCGGTGCGGTGAGTAGGACTTTTTCCGCGCCACCACATGCTAAGTGTTGGCTTAAACCTTCAGCGTCTCGCCATACACCGGTGTTGTCGACAACCAGAGCATTGTTGATGCCGTAGTGAGTGTAGTCCACCTCTTCCGGCTTGTTGGCATAGATAAATTGAATGTAGTTGCCGTTCGCAATGATTGCTTTGCGCTCTTCGTCGACCACAATGCTGCCGTTAAACTGACCGTGGACTGAGTCGCGGCGAAGTAGGCTTGCACGCTTTTCAAGGTCGCCTTTTTTGCCGCCACGAACCACAACAGCGCGTAGGCGAAGTGGGTAGCCAGGGCCTGACTTTTCAACCAGAAGGCGAGTTAGCAGACGACCGATTCGGCCAAAACCGTACAACACCACATCGCGTGGTTCACTCACGGTTTCACCATTCATCGCACCGATCAGAGCGGTATGCAGAAAGTCTTTCACGCCATGTTCGTCATCGCGATCTTTCCAGAATTGATGAGCGAGTTGACCGATGTCGATACGACAAGGAGAAAGTTCCATATCCGCCAATGCTTTGATAAGAGGAAGCGTTTGCTCTGGGCTAAGGGCGGTGTCCGTGTAACGGCGGGCTAGGCGGTGAGCTTTGATGATATCGATCGTTGCCGCGTTAACCAAAGTTTTACCGAAAAGTAGAACTTCTACACCTTTATGTCGGTAAAGTTGACCAAGAAGTGGAGAGATAGTTTCCGCAATCGTTTGGCTCGTTTGCCAATCTAGGAGATGTTTCTCTGGGCTCATTGTATATGTGGACCTTTCACGTTTTGGGGGACTGACTCTACTTTGCGATTGTAGGGTGGCTAGTAGAGCTGACTAAATATTGTATTAAATTTGTAATTTTTATGCGGCAGGATTGTAATGCCTAACATCTTATTCTGCTAGGAAAAATAATCCGTGGTTTTTATGCTGAGAATAGGTGCGGAAATGGCGTATATTTTCGTTTTCAGCTAGCGATTGATCGTATTGACTTTTTGATTACTTAGGCCTTAATTCGCGAAGAAAAATACTTGAAGCACATATTTAATGTAATGATTCATTCATGATGCTCATATTAAGATGATATCGATCACTAGTTCACCTTGATTAGTAAACAACAAAGTGAAATCACAGCGTAAAACTTTCGGCGGGTCACTTAGTGCCTTATCTAAGCGCCGATTTTGTCTGAGTATGAAAAAATTTAACACTGAAAACCAACGGTTTTAGGCGATATGAGGAAAAATGAGTCTGACAGGTGGAAAAGATC
Proteins encoded in this region:
- a CDS encoding alpha/beta hydrolase; this encodes MIRNTLFLLISATALISAIGCSSAPEAPEFQAAKALPSYSQASFGEYINETQAWLESNRVFLTQDKYTELGLVAPQEFRPLKPNGQGVLLVHGLGDSPYSFIDIATHLAKQGYLVRTILLPGHGSKVGDLQLPTFADWQGIVKHHIQLLKQDTDSIWLGGYSTGANLVTEQAIDDESINGLLLFSPALQPLSGVVKYAKLASYFITWADQDPEDNPLRYNSLPMNAAAVYYQTSSQVRASLAGKIYDKPVFIMMSEGDKVIDTQYVTQVFANQMTHPASHLVWQGEQDTGIERTTRYSMRLPDLRISNGSHMGLLFSPDNPYYGQHGTQRICSNGQGEELEPKCSQSQVWYSAWGYREQGKIHARLTYNPYFAESMSIMDKVMAPSS
- the malG gene encoding maltose ABC transporter permease MalG: MAMVQGKSLKYRVWATHIAMWAFLSLIIFPLLMIIAISFREGNFATGSIIPENPSLEHWKLALGFSVTNADGSVTPPPFPVLTWLWNSVKVAGISSILIVCLSTTSAYAFARMKFKGKNTILKAMMIFQMFPAVLALVALYALFDKLGQYIPFLGLNTHGGLIFSYLGGIALHVWTIKGYFETIDGSLEEAAALDGATPWQAFRLVLLPLSVPILAVVFILSFIMVVGEVPVASLLLSDVNSYTLAVGMQQYLYPQNYLWGDFAAAAVLSALPITVVFLLAQRWLVGGLTAGGVKG
- a CDS encoding glyceraldehyde-3-phosphate dehydrogenase, whose product is MSPEKHLLDWQTSQTIAETISPLLGQLYRHKGVEVLLFGKTLVNAATIDIIKAHRLARRYTDTALSPEQTLPLIKALADMELSPCRIDIGQLAHQFWKDRDDEHGVKDFLHTALIGAMNGETVSEPRDVVLYGFGRIGRLLTRLLVEKSGPGYPLRLRAVVVRGGKKGDLEKRASLLRRDSVHGQFNGSIVVDEERKAIIANGNYIQFIYANKPEEVDYTHYGINNALVVDNTGVWRDAEGLSQHLACGGAEKVLLTAPGKGDIKNVVFGVNDSVIQAEDTIISAASCTTNAITPVLKAINDKFGVISGHIETVHSFTNDQNLIDNFHSGERRGRSASLNMVLTETGAAKAVAKALPELAGKLTGNAIRVPTPNVSMAIANLNLENGTDKDELNAYLREMALTSELSAQIDYTESTEIVSSDLVGSRFAGVVDGAATIAQDNRCVLYIWYDNEFGYSCQVVHCMEQMMGVRYKTYPTQ
- a CDS encoding acyl-CoA thioesterase gives rise to the protein MSTGQRDITLRFLAEPSDVNFGGKVHGGAVMKWIDLAAYANAAAWSGKYCITAYAGGIRFVAPIHVGNLVEVSAKVIYTGRSSMHIAIDVQASDPKELKNRLTTHCIVIMVAVDEEGKPTEVPDWVPQTPEDIALRDSAIRLMNMRKEIGEEMEAHVKYLK